In Paenibacillus larvae subsp. larvae, the following proteins share a genomic window:
- a CDS encoding Rqc2 family fibronectin-binding protein, protein MALDGLVLHALTSELQSCIGGRINKIHQPTEHDIVMQLRAQGSNKKLLLSANPTYPRAHFTEQQFINPQEAPMFCMLLRKHCEGGIIESVEQVELERIIRISLKQRDELGDISTKCLIVELMGRHSNITLIDPASGIIIDGIHHVTPAISSYRVIMPGFSYTEPPEQHKTNPLSTDEAVFHKLWTESRKHHFKLDKSSENPPLSLQKWLIGTFSGLSPLACKEIVFRCGYEPDQPAEDADENRVLSAFFSLLDPIRKHQYEPVIAEDSQSGKLVFAVYQIRHLKGETKKFGSISGCLETYYGDKAERDTVKQRTVDLIKFLQNEKQKNKKKLDKLAATLEEAKEADQFRIQGELLTAALHQIQKGEAEVEVINYYDEKQRPVKIKLDPQLTPSENAQRYFKKYTKAKNSSSVVTKQMEQAKDEINYLETLLQQLESASLRDIEEIREELTEQGYLRGRCMKGKKKKKPDHPSVACYTSSDGIPIYVGKNNKQNEYVTNRLAKASDTWLHTKDIPGSHVVIRSSEVPQTTLYEAAELAAYFSQAKYSSQVPVDYTLIKHVRKPNGAKPGFVIYEQQKTLFVTPDEDKLKMLPQVYK, encoded by the coding sequence ATGGCACTAGACGGACTGGTCCTTCATGCACTCACAAGTGAACTGCAAAGCTGTATTGGAGGCCGCATTAATAAAATACATCAACCAACAGAACACGATATTGTGATGCAGTTGAGGGCACAAGGCAGTAATAAAAAGCTGCTGCTTTCCGCCAACCCTACTTATCCGAGGGCTCACTTTACAGAACAGCAGTTTATCAATCCTCAGGAAGCACCTATGTTCTGTATGCTTCTGCGCAAGCACTGTGAAGGCGGCATCATTGAATCCGTAGAGCAGGTGGAACTCGAGAGAATCATACGGATCAGCCTGAAGCAGCGGGATGAACTTGGAGATATCAGTACCAAGTGCCTGATTGTTGAGCTGATGGGCCGCCATAGCAACATCACCCTGATAGATCCGGCATCAGGCATTATCATTGACGGTATTCACCATGTGACGCCAGCTATTAGCAGCTATCGGGTGATTATGCCGGGATTTTCCTACACCGAACCACCCGAACAGCACAAGACGAACCCGCTTTCGACAGATGAGGCCGTTTTTCATAAACTGTGGACAGAAAGCCGAAAGCATCATTTTAAACTGGATAAATCAAGTGAAAATCCTCCTCTCTCTCTGCAAAAATGGCTGATCGGAACATTCAGCGGCTTGAGTCCCCTTGCCTGCAAGGAAATTGTTTTTCGCTGTGGATATGAACCAGATCAGCCGGCGGAGGATGCGGACGAAAATCGGGTTTTATCGGCCTTTTTCTCATTGCTGGATCCTATCAGAAAGCATCAGTATGAACCGGTCATTGCCGAAGACAGCCAAAGCGGAAAGCTTGTTTTCGCTGTATATCAGATCCGCCATCTAAAAGGTGAAACTAAAAAGTTTGGCAGCATCAGCGGGTGTCTGGAAACGTATTATGGAGATAAGGCCGAACGGGATACTGTAAAACAGCGAACAGTTGATTTAATCAAATTTCTGCAGAACGAAAAACAAAAAAATAAAAAGAAACTGGACAAACTGGCGGCCACTTTGGAAGAAGCCAAGGAAGCGGATCAATTCCGCATCCAAGGGGAATTATTAACCGCGGCCCTGCATCAAATCCAAAAAGGCGAGGCGGAAGTCGAGGTAATCAATTACTACGATGAGAAGCAGCGTCCGGTTAAAATCAAGCTGGATCCGCAGCTCACCCCTTCCGAGAATGCCCAGCGTTATTTCAAAAAGTATACAAAAGCAAAAAATAGCAGCAGTGTGGTTACAAAACAGATGGAGCAGGCCAAGGATGAAATCAATTATTTAGAAACGCTGCTGCAACAGCTGGAAAGCGCCTCTTTGAGAGATATTGAAGAGATTAGGGAGGAATTAACAGAACAAGGGTACCTGCGCGGCCGGTGCATGAAGGGGAAGAAAAAGAAAAAGCCTGATCATCCGTCTGTGGCCTGTTACACGTCATCAGACGGCATTCCGATCTATGTAGGCAAAAACAATAAGCAAAACGAATATGTAACAAACCGGCTTGCAAAGGCCTCTGACACTTGGCTTCATACTAAAGACATCCCCGGTTCCCATGTAGTAATCCGCAGCAGTGAAGTTCCCCAGACCACTCTTTACGAGGCTGCAGAACTAGCTGCCTACTTCAGCCAAGCCAAGTACTCAAGCCAGGTACCGGTTGATTACACGCTAATTAAACATGTGCGCAAACCAAACGGGGCAAAGCCCGGATTCGTCATCTATGAGCAGCAAAAAACATTGTTTGTAACACCAGATGAAGATAAGCTTAAAATGCTTCCACAGGTATATAAATAA
- a CDS encoding calcium-translocating P-type ATPase, SERCA-type, which translates to MTHKEWYQMTAEETLKAQKVESAKQGLASEEALERRKQVGTNELSEGPSISPVTILLNQFKDFMVLVLMGATLISGLLGEFMDAITILIIIVMNGVLGFIQEFRAERSLRALKELSAPFAKVYRDGELKQIPARELVPGDIVSMESGDRVPADMRFLETHSFYVEESALTGESIPVNKHSNVLTFSGVPLGDQRNLGFMGTMVSRGTAIGAVVRTGMDTEMGKIADLIQQTETLDTPLQHRLEQLGKILIIVALCLTVLVVVAGITHGQQPYAMFLSGVTLAVAAIPEGLPAIVTIALALGVQRMIKRKSIVRKLPSVETLGCASVICSDKTGTLTQNKMSVTHLWMSGRLLEVTGDGYVPEGNIQNEGRILDSEKEPMLKKLLHISVLCSNAVLAEEEIEVKKKKSREERVKSWNIKGDPTEGALVVLGAKVGYTRDSLNSSYNRITEFPFDSDRKRMSVIVSHQGGKMVMTKGAPDLLLQHCSYVLWDNKVIPFTATLKQKVMAANEGMARSALRVLGLAYREVKTADHLEDESEAEQGLIFAGLTGMIDPPRKEVREAMQKCRKAGIKTVMITGDHQTTAEAIARQLGMIPRGGLTIDGQQLSYLSDKELEKKVEDIYVYARVSPEHKLRIVKSLQRKGHVVAMTGDGVNDAPAIKASDIGIAMGISGTDVSKEASSLILSDDNFASIVAAIEEGRGIYENIRKFIRYLLASNVGEIMTMFIAMMAGLPLPLVPIQILWVNLVTDGLPAMALGVDQAEKDLMQHKPRPAKENIFARRLGWKIISRGLLIGICTLTAFWLMLGQHPDSSENLVRAQTVSFATLVVAQLIHVFDCRSSRSIFHRNPLQNKYLVFAVLSSLAMMLAVLYVPELRPIFKTVSLGWREWILVLIAAGIPTFLMGIGSVMQNPSNRKKIKYGTKPSFR; encoded by the coding sequence ATGACTCACAAAGAGTGGTATCAGATGACGGCGGAGGAAACCCTGAAGGCTCAAAAGGTAGAGTCCGCAAAACAGGGACTGGCCTCTGAGGAGGCTCTTGAACGTCGAAAACAGGTGGGAACCAATGAATTGTCCGAAGGACCTTCCATCTCTCCAGTCACGATATTGTTAAACCAGTTTAAAGACTTTATGGTTTTGGTGTTGATGGGAGCGACATTGATTTCGGGGCTCTTGGGAGAATTTATGGATGCCATAACCATTCTCATCATTATTGTGATGAACGGAGTCCTTGGATTTATTCAGGAATTCCGTGCGGAAAGGTCACTTCGCGCCTTGAAGGAGCTGTCAGCACCTTTTGCCAAGGTGTACCGTGACGGTGAGTTGAAGCAGATACCCGCTAGAGAACTGGTGCCAGGTGACATTGTGAGCATGGAAAGTGGAGATCGGGTTCCGGCCGATATGAGATTTTTGGAAACCCACAGTTTTTATGTTGAGGAATCGGCTTTAACAGGAGAGTCGATCCCAGTTAACAAGCATTCGAATGTTTTGACGTTTAGCGGTGTTCCGCTTGGAGATCAGCGAAATCTAGGTTTTATGGGAACTATGGTTAGCAGGGGAACAGCGATAGGTGCTGTGGTGCGGACCGGAATGGATACGGAAATGGGCAAGATTGCTGACTTGATCCAGCAGACGGAAACTCTGGACACTCCTTTGCAGCATAGACTCGAGCAGCTTGGCAAAATCCTGATCATTGTTGCACTGTGCCTTACGGTCCTGGTTGTTGTGGCGGGTATCACACATGGACAGCAGCCTTATGCCATGTTTCTATCCGGGGTTACTCTGGCTGTTGCCGCTATTCCGGAGGGGCTGCCTGCAATCGTAACGATTGCTTTGGCACTTGGCGTTCAACGGATGATTAAACGTAAATCCATTGTCCGTAAACTGCCTTCTGTAGAGACATTAGGTTGTGCGTCAGTGATCTGCTCCGATAAAACGGGAACATTAACCCAAAACAAGATGAGTGTCACTCATCTTTGGATGAGCGGCCGGCTGTTGGAGGTAACGGGAGACGGATATGTGCCGGAGGGAAACATCCAAAATGAAGGCCGTATTTTAGACTCTGAAAAAGAACCCATGCTCAAAAAATTGCTTCACATTTCTGTTCTTTGCAGCAACGCTGTGCTTGCAGAAGAAGAGATAGAAGTTAAAAAGAAGAAATCCAGGGAAGAAAGGGTAAAGAGTTGGAATATCAAGGGAGATCCTACAGAAGGAGCACTTGTTGTACTTGGGGCCAAAGTGGGATATACGCGTGATTCGCTTAATAGCTCCTATAACAGGATTACCGAGTTCCCCTTCGACTCGGACCGGAAAAGGATGTCAGTGATTGTTTCCCATCAGGGCGGGAAAATGGTGATGACCAAGGGGGCTCCTGATTTATTACTTCAGCACTGCAGCTATGTGCTTTGGGATAACAAAGTCATTCCTTTTACTGCTACTCTTAAACAAAAAGTGATGGCTGCTAACGAAGGGATGGCCAGATCTGCCCTGCGTGTGCTTGGTCTTGCTTACCGGGAAGTTAAAACAGCGGATCACTTGGAAGACGAGAGTGAGGCGGAACAGGGGCTTATCTTCGCAGGATTGACAGGAATGATTGATCCGCCAAGGAAAGAAGTGCGGGAGGCCATGCAGAAGTGCCGCAAAGCAGGTATTAAGACAGTCATGATAACAGGGGACCATCAGACCACGGCAGAAGCGATTGCCAGACAGCTTGGCATGATCCCAAGGGGCGGTCTGACCATTGATGGCCAGCAACTGAGCTATTTGTCAGATAAAGAACTGGAAAAAAAGGTGGAGGATATTTATGTTTATGCCCGTGTATCTCCTGAACATAAGCTGCGGATAGTAAAATCTCTTCAGCGCAAAGGACATGTGGTAGCCATGACGGGGGACGGCGTGAATGATGCACCTGCTATTAAAGCTTCGGATATTGGCATTGCTATGGGAATCAGCGGGACTGATGTCTCCAAGGAAGCATCCTCCCTTATCTTGAGTGATGACAACTTTGCTTCTATTGTAGCCGCCATTGAAGAGGGAAGAGGAATTTATGAGAACATCAGAAAATTTATCCGATACCTGCTTGCTTCAAATGTCGGTGAAATTATGACCATGTTTATCGCTATGATGGCCGGACTGCCTCTTCCGCTTGTTCCTATTCAGATTTTATGGGTAAATCTTGTAACCGATGGACTGCCGGCGATGGCACTGGGTGTGGATCAGGCAGAAAAGGATCTAATGCAGCATAAACCCCGCCCGGCTAAGGAAAACATCTTTGCAAGGCGGCTCGGATGGAAAATTATCAGCCGTGGACTGCTAATTGGAATTTGTACACTCACCGCCTTCTGGCTCATGCTCGGACAGCATCCGGACAGTTCCGAAAATCTTGTCAGGGCACAAACAGTCTCTTTTGCCACTCTAGTCGTAGCACAACTGATTCATGTGTTTGATTGCCGGAGTTCACGGTCGATCTTCCACCGTAACCCACTGCAGAATAAATATCTGGTCTTTGCGGTTTTATCGTCTTTGGCCATGATGCTGGCTGTTCTTTATGTTCCCGAGCTGCGGCCGATTTTCAAAACGGTTTCTCTTGGATGGAGGGAATGGATTCTTGTCTTGATTGCTGCCGGCATTCCGACATTCTTGATGGGAATTGGAAGTGTGATGCAGAATCCCTCTAACAGGAAAAAGATAAAGTACGGAACCAAACCTAGTTTTCGCTAA
- the dapF gene encoding diaminopimelate epimerase encodes MNITKMNGLGNDFIVVSGEKQLPAGVSDLAIRLCNRHFGIGADGLVYILPSKEADFMMRIINSDGSEAEQCGNAIRCVAKYVVDHGLVEHQNDEITIQTIGAGIQRVFVHKKDGKVDTVRVDMGEPILNGLDIPTTVNANPVVKYPVEVNGRRFQFTAVSMGNPHCVIYVDDAVTMNLHEWGPLLEVHPLFPKKINVEFATVQSRDRVIMRVWERGAGPTLACGTGACATLVASVLNNLTDRRATISLKGGDLFIEWNEADNHVYMTGPAAEVFQGRLS; translated from the coding sequence ATGAACATCACTAAAATGAACGGACTCGGCAATGATTTTATTGTTGTGTCTGGAGAGAAACAACTGCCGGCAGGAGTATCGGATCTGGCAATTAGACTTTGTAACCGGCATTTTGGTATTGGTGCCGATGGACTTGTATACATTCTTCCTTCCAAGGAAGCAGACTTTATGATGCGCATCATCAATTCGGACGGTTCCGAAGCCGAGCAATGCGGTAACGCTATCCGCTGCGTAGCTAAATATGTAGTGGATCACGGGCTGGTTGAACACCAGAATGATGAAATTACGATCCAAACCATCGGTGCCGGTATCCAAAGGGTTTTTGTCCATAAAAAAGATGGCAAAGTTGATACCGTCCGCGTGGACATGGGAGAACCGATCCTGAACGGGCTTGACATTCCTACAACTGTGAATGCCAATCCGGTAGTAAAATACCCTGTTGAAGTGAACGGCCGTAGATTTCAATTTACAGCTGTTTCCATGGGGAATCCGCATTGTGTCATTTATGTGGATGATGCGGTTACTATGAATCTTCACGAATGGGGGCCGCTGCTTGAAGTCCATCCTTTATTTCCCAAAAAAATCAACGTGGAATTTGCTACTGTTCAATCCCGGGATCGTGTGATTATGCGCGTATGGGAACGAGGGGCAGGTCCGACTCTGGCTTGCGGTACGGGTGCCTGTGCCACCCTTGTTGCTTCTGTCCTGAATAATCTGACAGACCGCCGGGCTACCATTTCCTTAAAAGGCGGAGATCTTTTCATTGAGTGGAACGAAGCTGACAATCATGTATATATGACTGGTCCTGCAGCCGAAGTTTTTCAGGGCCGACTTTCTTAA
- a CDS encoding YicC/YloC family endoribonuclease produces the protein MIRSMTGYGHSSQNGYGYKVFIDVKSVNHRYSEVAVRMPKEWTCYEDRLKKATMQSIKRGRIDIFVTIERDASSDKSVSVDWALAEAYLSAADQLKQKFALTGEMTLREMIQFPDLFEIREVRPDTNEALGEMLDQCMSEALGQLNAMRLTEGQFLSSDLFGRLDRFDTYHSEVASLAPTVSKEYAEKLRNRLQELLQDQVPLDEQRIAMEVAVFADRSNIDEEITRLKSHMQQFRQLLRSDEPVGRKLDFLIQEMNREINTIGSKANHAELANLVIHMKAELEKMREQIQNIE, from the coding sequence ATGATACGAAGCATGACAGGATATGGACACTCCAGCCAAAATGGATATGGGTATAAAGTGTTCATCGATGTAAAATCGGTTAATCACCGCTACAGTGAAGTAGCGGTTCGCATGCCCAAAGAATGGACATGCTATGAAGACCGACTCAAGAAAGCGACCATGCAATCGATTAAACGCGGCCGAATCGATATCTTTGTTACTATCGAGAGGGACGCATCATCCGATAAATCCGTATCGGTAGACTGGGCTTTAGCTGAGGCATACCTTTCAGCAGCTGACCAATTAAAGCAAAAATTTGCTCTTACTGGGGAAATGACGCTTCGGGAGATGATTCAATTTCCTGATTTGTTCGAGATCCGGGAAGTCCGTCCTGATACGAATGAAGCCTTAGGGGAGATGTTGGACCAATGCATGTCCGAGGCTCTTGGACAATTGAACGCCATGAGGCTGACAGAAGGCCAGTTTTTGTCCTCCGATCTGTTTGGACGTCTTGATCGGTTTGATACCTATCATTCTGAAGTAGCTTCTCTAGCGCCGACCGTTTCTAAAGAGTATGCAGAGAAACTTAGAAATAGACTTCAGGAGTTGCTGCAGGATCAGGTCCCGCTGGATGAACAGAGAATAGCTATGGAAGTGGCGGTTTTTGCAGACCGGTCTAATATCGACGAGGAGATCACTCGGCTGAAAAGCCACATGCAGCAGTTTAGACAGTTGCTGCGCTCGGATGAGCCTGTGGGAAGAAAACTGGATTTTCTCATTCAGGAAATGAATCGCGAAATCAATACGATAGGTTCCAAGGCCAACCATGCGGAACTTGCTAATCTCGTCATTCATATGAAAGCTGAACTTGAGAAAATGAGAGAACAAATTCAGAATATTGAGTAA
- the remA gene encoding extracellular matrix/biofilm regulator RemA → MAIKLINIGFGNIVSANRIISIVSPESAPIKRIIQEARDRHMLIDATYGRRTRAVIITDSDHVILSAVQPETVAHRLSNKEDDHDE, encoded by the coding sequence ATGGCCATTAAGTTAATTAACATCGGGTTCGGAAACATTGTTTCCGCTAATCGCATCATTTCCATTGTGAGTCCCGAATCCGCACCCATAAAGCGGATTATCCAGGAAGCCAGGGACAGACATATGCTTATTGATGCTACGTACGGACGAAGAACCCGCGCTGTCATCATTACAGACAGTGATCACGTAATTTTATCCGCGGTACAGCCGGAAACGGTAGCCCACCGACTTTCCAACAAGGAAGATGATCATGACGAGTAG
- the gmk gene encoding guanylate kinase, producing MTSRNTKTMERERGILIVLSGPSGVGKGTVCKALRKIAPELVYSVSATTRSPREGEVEGVNYFFKTKEQFQELIENDEMLEWAEYVNNYYGTPRRFVEETLNTGQDVILEIEVQGAIQVRKKFPEGIFIFLLPPSLDELENRIVTRGTESDETIRNRMDVAVDEIRLMEQYDYAVVNDEVRNACHKIQSILVAEHCRRERIYPKLMQTIGEVK from the coding sequence ATGACGAGTAGAAACACAAAGACAATGGAAAGAGAAAGAGGGATTTTGATCGTTCTTTCCGGGCCTTCCGGAGTGGGTAAAGGAACGGTATGCAAGGCTTTACGCAAAATTGCGCCCGAACTTGTATATTCTGTTTCAGCAACTACCCGCAGCCCCCGTGAAGGTGAAGTTGAGGGAGTAAACTACTTCTTCAAAACAAAAGAACAATTCCAAGAATTGATCGAAAATGATGAAATGCTGGAATGGGCGGAGTATGTCAACAATTATTACGGCACACCGCGCCGTTTTGTTGAAGAAACTCTTAACACCGGCCAGGACGTCATTCTGGAAATTGAGGTACAGGGTGCTATACAGGTTCGCAAGAAATTCCCCGAGGGCATCTTTATTTTTCTTCTACCTCCATCATTAGATGAACTGGAGAACCGCATTGTGACCAGGGGTACCGAGTCTGATGAAACCATCCGTAACCGGATGGATGTGGCGGTGGACGAGATTCGTCTGATGGAACAATATGATTACGCTGTAGTAAATGATGAAGTCCGCAATGCCTGTCATAAAATCCAATCGATCCTAGTTGCTGAGCACTGCAGGAGAGAGCGGATTTATCCTAAATTAATGCAAACAATCGGTGAGGTGAAGTGA
- the rpoZ gene encoding DNA-directed RNA polymerase subunit omega, translated as MLYPSIDKLLDKVDSKYSLVVAAARRARMLRDGAPSHLKDPKSNKHVGYSLEELYGDYIHYEKIQP; from the coding sequence ATGTTATATCCTTCCATTGACAAGCTGCTGGATAAAGTGGATAGCAAGTATTCGCTTGTGGTAGCAGCTGCACGAAGGGCCAGAATGCTCCGCGACGGAGCACCGTCCCATCTGAAAGATCCTAAATCTAATAAGCATGTGGGCTATTCCCTGGAGGAATTGTACGGGGATTATATCCACTACGAAAAAATCCAGCCGTAA
- the coaBC gene encoding bifunctional phosphopantothenoylcysteine decarboxylase/phosphopantothenate--cysteine ligase CoaBC, translated as MLQDKTIILGVCGGIAAYKAAALCSKLAQAGADVYVIMTESATKFIAPLTFQTLSRNPVMIDTFDEKDTSVVSHINLADKADLMLIAPATANMIAKMAIGLGDDMLSTTMLAATATVMVAPAMNVHMYEHPAVQENMSTLSKRGVIFVEQGSGQLACGYVGKGRLAEPEDIVAEVRRFFAEKTLLQGKRVLVTAGGTVERIDPVRYITNDSSGKMGYAVAEAARRLGAEVTLVTGPTALEASAGVQVVPVLSAEDMLKEVQNRYKDLDIVIKAAAVADYRPLVQSKSKMKKADKTLTLELVKNPDILETLGKNKTHQFLVGFAAETDSLDEYAMDKLVRKNCDLLVGNDVSVEGAGFGSETNVVRIYDKQGLVESLPLLRKEEVALHLLRLIAARMDEKEGEV; from the coding sequence ATGTTACAAGACAAAACGATCATCCTGGGAGTATGCGGAGGTATTGCTGCTTACAAAGCAGCTGCTTTATGCAGTAAGCTGGCCCAGGCAGGAGCGGATGTATATGTCATTATGACAGAATCCGCAACGAAATTTATTGCCCCTCTCACGTTTCAAACACTATCCAGAAATCCTGTTATGATAGATACTTTTGACGAGAAGGATACATCGGTGGTTTCCCACATTAATCTGGCTGATAAAGCGGATTTGATGCTGATCGCTCCGGCGACAGCCAATATGATTGCCAAAATGGCTATCGGACTGGGGGACGACATGCTCAGTACAACCATGCTTGCTGCTACAGCTACCGTTATGGTAGCTCCCGCGATGAATGTACACATGTATGAGCATCCGGCTGTTCAAGAAAACATGTCTACCTTGTCCAAACGGGGCGTTATATTTGTGGAACAGGGCTCGGGACAGCTTGCCTGCGGATATGTTGGAAAAGGCAGACTGGCAGAACCGGAAGACATAGTAGCTGAAGTCCGGCGCTTCTTTGCCGAGAAAACCTTGCTTCAGGGAAAAAGGGTGCTCGTTACGGCCGGAGGCACAGTTGAACGGATAGATCCTGTGCGCTATATCACGAATGATTCCTCTGGAAAAATGGGGTATGCCGTAGCTGAAGCAGCCCGGAGACTTGGTGCGGAAGTGACGCTGGTTACCGGTCCTACCGCCTTGGAAGCTTCGGCCGGGGTACAGGTGGTCCCCGTTCTTTCGGCTGAAGATATGCTTAAAGAAGTACAGAACCGCTATAAAGATTTGGATATTGTCATTAAAGCCGCTGCTGTTGCCGATTACCGTCCGCTTGTACAAAGTAAAAGCAAAATGAAAAAGGCAGATAAGACATTAACCCTTGAACTTGTAAAAAATCCGGATATTCTGGAGACCCTCGGTAAAAACAAAACCCATCAGTTTTTGGTCGGATTTGCAGCGGAGACAGATTCACTGGATGAATATGCAATGGACAAATTAGTGCGTAAAAATTGTGATTTGCTTGTAGGCAATGATGTATCTGTAGAAGGAGCCGGGTTCGGATCAGAAACCAATGTAGTCCGTATATATGACAAGCAGGGGCTGGTGGAAAGTCTTCCTCTCCTAAGAAAAGAAGAAGTAGCTCTTCATCTCCTGCGCCTCATTGCCGCCCGCATGGATGAAAAGGAAGGGGAGGTTTAA